One part of the Acinetobacter sp. XS-4 genome encodes these proteins:
- a CDS encoding histidine phosphatase family protein: protein MTTIYLVRHGQASFGKSNYDELSENGEAQATLLGHYFKQILKEQPYVVAGTMQRHEQTAKLALNECFPDAVIQHNNLWNEFNHQQVFARYEPRFEQPELLKADVAQEQNPRAYLAKIFEGAIGRWTDGDFHHEYDESWPHFKERVETTLQQLCDELAKTKPRYAVVFTSGGVISVAIGKLLELSPNRTFALNWAIANTSLTTLRLVGNEAQVLSLNEHHFIKAERPDLLTWI from the coding sequence ATGACCACAATTTATCTGGTAAGACATGGACAGGCATCATTTGGTAAAAGTAACTATGATGAGTTGTCTGAAAATGGTGAAGCTCAAGCGACTTTATTAGGCCATTATTTTAAGCAAATATTGAAAGAACAACCTTATGTGGTTGCAGGAACCATGCAGCGCCATGAGCAGACTGCAAAGCTCGCACTTAATGAATGCTTTCCAGATGCGGTGATTCAACATAATAATTTATGGAATGAGTTTAACCATCAACAGGTTTTTGCACGTTATGAACCACGATTTGAACAGCCTGAACTGTTAAAAGCTGATGTAGCACAAGAACAGAACCCACGTGCTTATCTTGCCAAAATATTTGAAGGTGCAATAGGACGATGGACAGATGGCGATTTTCATCATGAGTATGATGAGTCTTGGCCACACTTTAAAGAAAGAGTCGAAACGACGTTGCAGCAACTTTGTGATGAGTTAGCAAAAACCAAGCCTCGCTATGCAGTTGTTTTTACTTCTGGTGGTGTGATTTCTGTAGCAATTGGAAAATTGCTTGAACTTAGCCCCAATCGAACTTTTGCGTTGAATTGGGCAATTGCTAATACAAGCCTCACGACTTTGCGTTTGGTTGGAAATGAAGCTCAGGTTTTAAGTTTAAATGAACATCATTTTATAAAAGCTGAGCGTCCAGATTTACTGACATGGATTTAA
- a CDS encoding acyl-CoA dehydrogenase family protein: MEFDSQDKAIDLDALCQEIRERACTGEFDNQAYVSQDVIEKLKQIGVYRALVPKRFGGEEWSPRQFCELIETLSKADGSVGWVASFGMSPAYLGSLPEETLKELYQNGPDVVFAGGIFPPQPAEITDEGVVVRGRWKFSSGCMGADIVGVGISPLKNNEMQGLPRMAVMPAKKAKIEMTWDTVGLKGTGSHDLVVEDVLVEKKWTFVRGEPSKLSEPFFKYPSLSLATQVLTVVGIGVAAAALEEFEKLAPGKASITGGAEIANRPVTQYEFAQADAEFQAAKSWFYQTMDIVWNEIIAGREATAEQISDMRLACTHAARVCAKVTRKMQMLAGMTAIYTNNPFSRFVNDTNVVTQHAFMGDATLQNAGSISFGLKPTPGYL, from the coding sequence ATGGAGTTTGATTCTCAAGATAAAGCAATTGACTTAGATGCTTTGTGCCAAGAAATTCGTGAGCGTGCCTGTACAGGTGAATTTGATAATCAGGCTTATGTAAGCCAAGACGTTATCGAAAAGCTAAAGCAAATCGGTGTTTACCGTGCACTGGTTCCTAAACGTTTTGGTGGTGAAGAATGGTCACCAAGACAGTTTTGTGAATTGATTGAAACTTTATCTAAAGCTGATGGTTCAGTGGGTTGGGTAGCAAGTTTCGGTATGAGCCCTGCGTATTTAGGAAGTTTGCCAGAAGAAACGCTTAAAGAATTGTACCAAAACGGACCAGATGTGGTGTTTGCTGGAGGTATTTTTCCGCCACAACCTGCTGAAATTACCGATGAAGGTGTAGTGGTTCGTGGACGTTGGAAATTTTCCAGCGGCTGTATGGGAGCAGACATTGTTGGCGTGGGAATTTCACCGCTTAAAAATAATGAAATGCAGGGCTTACCTCGCATGGCAGTGATGCCTGCCAAAAAAGCTAAAATTGAAATGACTTGGGACACCGTTGGCTTAAAAGGTACAGGAAGCCATGATTTAGTCGTTGAAGATGTATTGGTTGAAAAGAAATGGACTTTTGTCCGTGGTGAACCGTCAAAACTAAGTGAGCCATTTTTTAAATATCCGTCTCTGTCTTTAGCGACTCAAGTATTAACTGTGGTGGGGATTGGTGTTGCAGCTGCCGCATTAGAAGAATTTGAAAAATTAGCCCCGGGTAAAGCATCGATTACAGGTGGGGCAGAAATTGCAAACCGCCCAGTGACTCAATATGAGTTTGCTCAAGCCGATGCAGAATTTCAGGCTGCAAAGTCTTGGTTTTATCAAACCATGGACATTGTTTGGAATGAAATTATTGCTGGTCGTGAAGCAACAGCTGAACAAATTAGCGATATGCGTCTGGCATGTACTCATGCAGCGCGAGTTTGCGCCAAAGTCACCCGAAAAATGCAAATGCTCGCGGGCATGACAGCAATTTATACCAACAATCCATTTAGCCGTTTTGTGAATGACACCAACGTGGTCACTCAGCATGCCTTTATGGGCGATGCGACTTTACAAAATGCAGGCTCAATCAGTTTCGGGTTAAAACCCACCCCAGGTTATTTATAA
- a CDS encoding amidase: MNIVSQSVHKGSGKLKVMVKDTIDIQGLKTIAGSRALLNVEPAQDDAEVVKNILKADCEIIAKTNLHELAFGITGINHAFGTPVNPKYPELIPGGSSSGSAAAVAAKQADFTLGTDTGGSIRMPAACCGVFGLKPTFGRVSRKGVYPPSSSLDCVGPFANSVEMIEKAMQIIDPTFKPTEFTSAPKIAVLDVKADEVVWNCIHQALQKANLQTTLEKVEHFEAAYDAGMQIINYENWQAFGELTQTGLIGSDVNGRLLKAAHTTLEQVKQAEAVKAQLTQELDALLEKYDALVLPTLPQIPPKVSEAENTVAFLNLTGLVRPFNLSGHPVISVPLETSEGLPVGLQIVSKHQKDEQLCAIAKFYVDAMQ, translated from the coding sequence ATGAATATTGTTAGCCAAAGCGTGCACAAAGGAAGTGGCAAGCTCAAGGTGATGGTCAAGGACACAATTGATATTCAAGGTCTAAAAACCATTGCTGGTAGTCGAGCTTTATTAAATGTTGAACCTGCTCAAGATGATGCTGAGGTGGTTAAAAACATTTTAAAAGCTGACTGTGAAATTATTGCCAAAACAAATTTGCACGAATTGGCTTTTGGTATTACAGGCATTAACCATGCTTTTGGTACACCTGTTAATCCAAAATATCCTGAACTTATTCCAGGCGGCTCTTCGAGTGGTTCGGCTGCGGCAGTTGCAGCAAAACAAGCTGATTTTACTTTAGGTACAGACACGGGCGGTTCTATCCGGATGCCCGCTGCGTGCTGCGGAGTTTTTGGTTTAAAACCAACTTTTGGTCGTGTCAGCAGAAAAGGCGTATATCCGCCGTCGAGTTCTTTAGATTGCGTTGGTCCCTTTGCAAATTCAGTCGAGATGATTGAAAAGGCCATGCAAATTATTGATCCAACTTTCAAACCTACTGAATTTACTAGTGCACCAAAAATTGCTGTTCTCGATGTCAAAGCAGATGAGGTTGTTTGGAACTGTATTCATCAAGCACTTCAAAAAGCCAATTTACAGACCACTTTAGAAAAAGTTGAACATTTTGAAGCAGCTTATGACGCAGGCATGCAGATTATTAATTATGAAAATTGGCAAGCTTTTGGTGAGTTAACTCAAACCGGCTTAATTGGTTCTGATGTAAATGGTCGTTTATTAAAAGCGGCACACACCACTTTAGAGCAAGTAAAACAAGCGGAAGCTGTGAAAGCGCAGCTCACCCAAGAACTCGATGCTTTATTAGAAAAATATGATGCACTGGTTTTACCGACACTTCCACAAATTCCACCGAAAGTTTCTGAAGCTGAAAACACAGTCGCTTTTTTGAATCTTACAGGTTTAGTTCGACCATTTAATTTATCAGGTCATCCCGTTATTTCAGTGCCACTTGAAACCAGTGAAGGTTTACCAGTGGGCTTACAGATCGTATCGAAGCATCAAAAAGATGAGCAATTATGCGCTATAGCTAAATTTTATGTTGATGCAATGCAATAA
- a CDS encoding MarR family winged helix-turn-helix transcriptional regulator — MLDHLEQFLPNKEPSSIQNFPFFWVSQVNGKYSQLIEKSIKKLGIDNTRRKIILSTNALGEASITDIANLSTLKLTTATKAVYRLVEDGIVEVYSSTTDERISMVKLTAKGVELVEQINQISVVTLAGILNAFSEDELHNLNHQLKKLFDLMPSS; from the coding sequence ATGCTTGATCATTTAGAACAATTTCTTCCTAATAAAGAACCGTCGAGTATTCAAAACTTCCCTTTTTTTTGGGTATCCCAAGTTAACGGAAAATATTCACAACTCATTGAAAAATCAATAAAAAAACTAGGTATTGATAATACACGCCGTAAAATCATTTTAAGTACTAATGCTTTGGGTGAAGCCAGTATTACCGATATCGCTAATCTTTCTACCTTAAAGTTAACTACGGCAACAAAAGCTGTATATCGCTTAGTAGAAGATGGAATTGTCGAGGTCTACTCTTCTACCACCGATGAACGCATCTCGATGGTGAAATTAACGGCCAAAGGTGTTGAGCTAGTTGAACAGATTAATCAAATTAGTGTGGTTACCTTAGCAGGCATCCTAAATGCTTTTTCAGAAGATGAGCTTCACAATTTAAATCACCAGTTAAAAAAATTATTTGATCTCATGCCATCAAGTTGA
- a CDS encoding MFS transporter, protein MNQSNIAVERTQKKSNAYAWYVVTLCMLAYIFSFIDRQILALMIEPIKADLQLSDTQFSLLHGLAFSLFYAVMGLPLAYIADRFSRPKLISIGIIVWSLATATCGLSKNFIQLFLSRMAVGVGEAALSPAAYSMFSDMFSKDKLGRAVGIYSIGAFLGGGIAFLVGGYVINLLKGVTLIEVPLLGALKAWQIAFFVVGLPGIIIGLLFILTVKDPARKGQQLNQNGQVDQVKFSQCLQFIKKHSKTFACHYLGFTFYAMALYSLTSWTPAFYIRKFQLAPTETGYMLGTILLIANTLGVFCAGWLNDWFIKKGRQDAPMFTGVIGIVGLIIPIAFFTQTDQLWLSVSLLIPAMFFASFPLVISATALQMLAPNQFRARLSALFLLVSNLIGLGIGTTLVAIITDKVFGSPLMVGSSLSIVGGLSCVLALVLLFKGCKFFSESMKLEKLN, encoded by the coding sequence ATGAACCAAAGTAATATCGCTGTTGAAAGGACACAAAAGAAAAGCAATGCTTATGCATGGTATGTCGTCACACTTTGTATGTTGGCATATATATTTTCATTTATTGACCGCCAAATTCTGGCGTTGATGATTGAACCCATCAAAGCAGATCTCCAACTTTCAGATACACAATTTAGCTTGTTACATGGCCTTGCCTTCTCTCTGTTCTACGCGGTTATGGGTTTACCCTTAGCCTATATTGCCGATCGTTTTTCACGACCAAAACTGATTTCAATCGGGATTATTGTTTGGAGCCTAGCAACGGCAACTTGTGGTTTAAGTAAAAACTTTATTCAACTGTTCCTGAGCCGTATGGCGGTCGGCGTAGGTGAAGCTGCGTTATCTCCAGCCGCTTATTCAATGTTTAGCGACATGTTTAGTAAGGACAAACTAGGCCGCGCGGTCGGGATTTATTCAATTGGCGCTTTTTTAGGTGGTGGTATCGCCTTTTTAGTTGGCGGTTATGTCATTAACTTGCTTAAAGGCGTGACACTCATTGAAGTTCCACTATTAGGCGCACTTAAAGCATGGCAAATTGCCTTTTTTGTAGTAGGTTTACCCGGTATCATTATTGGTCTGCTATTTATTCTGACTGTTAAAGACCCTGCACGTAAAGGCCAACAGCTCAATCAAAATGGACAAGTTGACCAAGTCAAATTTTCACAATGTCTTCAGTTTATTAAAAAGCATTCGAAAACATTTGCTTGTCATTATTTAGGTTTTACCTTTTATGCAATGGCACTCTACAGTCTGACTAGCTGGACACCTGCATTTTATATTCGAAAGTTTCAACTTGCACCGACTGAAACAGGTTACATGCTCGGTACGATTCTGTTAATTGCAAATACCTTAGGTGTGTTTTGTGCAGGTTGGTTAAACGACTGGTTTATTAAAAAAGGTCGTCAAGATGCGCCGATGTTCACTGGTGTGATTGGAATTGTTGGCCTAATTATTCCAATTGCATTTTTTACCCAAACAGATCAACTCTGGCTTTCAGTAAGCTTACTGATTCCTGCAATGTTTTTCGCATCTTTCCCTCTAGTAATTTCGGCAACTGCTTTGCAAATGTTAGCCCCAAACCAATTTAGAGCACGCCTTTCTGCCCTATTCCTTTTGGTGAGCAACTTAATTGGACTCGGTATTGGTACAACATTGGTGGCCATTATCACAGATAAAGTTTTTGGTAGTCCGTTAATGGTGGGTTCGTCTTTATCTATTGTGGGCGGCTTGTCGTGTGTACTGGCTTTGGTCCTACTTTTTAAAGGCTGCAAATTCTTTAGTGAAAGTATGAAGCTTGAAAAATTAAATTAA
- a CDS encoding SDR family oxidoreductase, whose protein sequence is MAKTILITGASSGLGAGMAHEFAAKGYNLAICARRLDRLETLKTELENEYGIKVIAKSLDVTNYDQVFEVFRAFKQEFGYLDRIIVNAGVGNGRRIGKGNFEINKATAETNFISALAQCEAATEIFREQNAGHLVVMSSMSAMRGLPKHLSTYAASKAAVAHLAEGIRAELLDTPIKVSTIFPGYIRTEMNEGAKHLPFEVDAKTGCKALVKAIEKQPVKAYVPQWPWLPMSIAMKVLPLRLVNKLG, encoded by the coding sequence ATGGCAAAGACAATTTTGATTACAGGTGCAAGTTCTGGATTGGGCGCAGGTATGGCGCATGAATTTGCAGCCAAAGGCTATAACTTAGCGATTTGTGCACGCCGTTTAGACAGATTAGAAACTTTAAAAACTGAACTTGAGAATGAGTACGGTATAAAAGTAATTGCAAAAAGTCTGGATGTCACCAATTATGATCAGGTTTTTGAAGTATTTCGTGCCTTTAAACAAGAATTTGGCTATTTAGACCGAATTATTGTAAATGCTGGAGTCGGAAATGGTCGCCGTATTGGTAAAGGTAATTTTGAAATTAATAAAGCCACGGCTGAAACAAACTTTATTTCTGCTTTAGCACAGTGTGAGGCAGCAACTGAAATTTTTAGAGAGCAAAACGCAGGTCATTTGGTGGTGATGTCATCCATGAGTGCTATGCGCGGATTACCAAAACATTTATCGACCTATGCGGCGAGTAAAGCTGCAGTGGCTCACTTGGCCGAAGGCATTCGTGCTGAATTATTAGATACCCCAATTAAAGTCTCAACCATTTTCCCAGGTTACATCCGTACCGAAATGAATGAAGGTGCTAAACATTTACCCTTTGAAGTAGATGCCAAAACAGGATGTAAAGCTTTGGTAAAAGCTATCGAAAAACAACCTGTAAAAGCTTATGTCCCACAGTGGCCATGGTTACCAATGAGTATTGCTATGAAAGTTTTGCCTTTAAGATTGGTCAATAAATTAGGGTAA
- a CDS encoding nuclear transport factor 2 family protein yields MAMNDKVNFAEIIERLEQLEAHNAIRNCLNRYMEICDELNANTDLDELMNLFDQDCIWEGVGEKYAKSFGRYDSWQSIYDMFKSYTQKESHFVMNAHFVNSEQIYVNQNDANASWLMLQTSTFKDGRSHLNTAKLNVKFQKQADGTWKIKHFQTQNIFSRPVSHWHSEAELPVPSQE; encoded by the coding sequence ATGGCAATGAATGACAAAGTGAATTTTGCAGAAATCATAGAGCGACTAGAACAGTTAGAAGCGCACAACGCCATTCGTAATTGTCTGAACCGTTATATGGAAATCTGCGACGAGCTCAATGCAAATACAGATCTTGATGAGCTGATGAATCTTTTTGATCAAGACTGTATTTGGGAAGGTGTTGGCGAGAAATATGCCAAATCCTTTGGCCGTTATGATTCTTGGCAGTCGATTTACGACATGTTTAAAAGTTATACCCAAAAAGAATCTCACTTTGTTATGAATGCACACTTTGTAAATTCAGAACAAATTTATGTAAATCAAAATGATGCAAATGCTTCATGGCTGATGTTGCAAACTTCAACGTTTAAAGATGGCCGTAGTCATCTGAATACAGCAAAGCTCAATGTGAAGTTTCAAAAGCAAGCAGATGGAACATGGAAAATTAAACATTTCCAAACACAGAATATTTTCAGTCGTCCCGTATCGCATTGGCACAGTGAAGCCGAATTGCCAGTACCTTCCCAGGAATGA
- a CDS encoding OprD family outer membrane porin: protein MELFHRFKPHTLAVATLLLMCSNSWAANPNQQTEDEWKFTLKNAYINRDFDNDALKDTGSWSQAASLFYKSKMHDTPLVIADKPLTIGADASAQYAVRLSSDKHVADTVLPFNKETQSQASDYLKYGATLKLGYDKTLLSVGELWLDLPVTAVDASRQLLTSYWGTNLKSQLSDQLYAEIGRVEKVSPRNEEDFKRFSFTANGVTKESDGLNYIDLRYQFTPSLKGEYYFGNLEDLYNKHYVGLEHTWKQPTFALTSKFKYFNAKDDGNTFDIDAQNIGLLETVKVKNHTFGLGYQQIIGESAYPLPDGFLPETYFINWNATGFFKEDEKSYHVMYGYDFKDYVPGLNAMVKYVYGHDFKAANGEKNHETESNVILNYAFQQPLLKGVALQYIRIDYNVKHGNDFGEDRLFVNYTKKF from the coding sequence ATGGAATTATTTCACCGTTTTAAACCACACACTTTAGCTGTTGCCACTTTATTACTGATGTGTAGCAACTCATGGGCCGCAAATCCAAATCAACAAACTGAAGATGAATGGAAATTCACTTTAAAAAATGCCTATATCAACCGTGATTTTGATAATGATGCCTTAAAAGATACTGGCAGTTGGTCTCAGGCAGCGTCTTTATTTTATAAATCAAAAATGCATGACACTCCGTTAGTCATAGCAGATAAGCCGCTTACGATTGGGGCTGATGCTTCTGCTCAATACGCCGTGCGCTTAAGTTCAGACAAACATGTCGCAGATACAGTTTTGCCTTTTAATAAAGAAACGCAATCTCAAGCATCAGATTATCTAAAATACGGTGCGACTTTAAAGCTGGGCTATGACAAAACCCTTTTAAGTGTCGGTGAACTCTGGCTAGATTTACCTGTAACGGCAGTCGATGCTAGTCGTCAGTTACTCACATCGTATTGGGGAACCAACTTAAAGTCTCAACTTTCAGATCAGCTCTATGCCGAAATTGGCCGAGTGGAAAAAGTGTCGCCACGAAATGAAGAAGACTTTAAAAGGTTTTCCTTTACGGCAAATGGGGTTACTAAAGAATCTGATGGTTTGAACTACATTGACTTACGATATCAATTCACGCCGTCTTTAAAGGGCGAATACTACTTTGGTAATTTAGAAGATCTGTATAACAAGCATTATGTTGGGCTTGAACATACGTGGAAGCAGCCAACTTTTGCTCTCACCTCTAAATTCAAATACTTCAATGCAAAAGATGATGGCAATACTTTTGATATTGATGCGCAGAACATTGGATTACTTGAAACCGTTAAAGTAAAAAACCATACCTTTGGTTTGGGTTACCAACAGATTATTGGTGAATCAGCTTACCCGCTACCAGATGGCTTCTTACCAGAGACGTATTTCATTAACTGGAATGCCACAGGTTTCTTTAAAGAAGATGAAAAGTCTTACCATGTCATGTATGGCTACGACTTTAAAGATTATGTGCCAGGCCTAAACGCGATGGTGAAATATGTTTACGGACATGACTTTAAAGCAGCAAATGGTGAGAAAAACCACGAAACCGAGTCGAATGTGATTTTAAACTATGCGTTTCAGCAGCCGCTCTTAAAAGGCGTTGCCCTGCAATATATTCGTATTGATTACAACGTTAAACATGGCAATGATTTTGGTGAAGACCGTTTATTCGTCAATTACACCAAAAAATTCTAA